A window from uncultured Desulfobacter sp. encodes these proteins:
- a CDS encoding cupin domain-containing protein — translation MQTGKVNQRILSFMEKRGMDIPALSEAAGLDPKFIKTMLEEDAYPPLGPLMKIARALGVRLGTFLDDQDSTDPYIVRKAERADGFSVLDGTNKAPALNFYALGKGKSDRHMEPFFVEILPESAKQKTLSSHEGEEFIVLISGSVEVIYGNETYELNAGDSIYYNSVVPHYVSCVGEEKAEIYAVIYIPE, via the coding sequence ATGCAAACAGGAAAAGTTAACCAGCGGATTTTATCATTCATGGAGAAACGGGGTATGGATATCCCGGCCTTGTCCGAGGCAGCCGGCCTTGACCCCAAATTTATCAAGACCATGCTTGAAGAAGATGCCTACCCCCCCTTGGGCCCTTTAATGAAAATTGCCAGGGCGCTGGGCGTGCGCCTGGGTACCTTTCTGGATGACCAGGACAGCACAGATCCCTATATTGTCCGCAAAGCCGAACGGGCAGACGGTTTTTCGGTGCTTGACGGCACCAACAAAGCCCCGGCCTTAAATTTTTATGCCCTGGGCAAAGGGAAATCAGACCGTCACATGGAACCGTTCTTTGTTGAAATCCTACCTGAATCCGCAAAGCAGAAAACACTGTCTTCCCATGAAGGCGAAGAATTTATTGTTCTTATTTCAGGTTCTGTGGAGGTCATTTACGGCAATGAAACATATGAACTGAACGCCGGAGACTCCATATATTATAACTCTGTGGTTCCCCATTATGTCTCATGTGTGGGGGAAGAAAAGGCTGAGATTTACGCCGTGATTTATATCCCGGAATAA
- a CDS encoding AMP-binding protein codes for MDETLPLQSLTIGQILDRTVEKYPDNPAVVYVDRDFRLTYRQFATCVDEIAKGLMALGVKKGEKVGIWATNVPYWVILQFATAKIGAVLLTVNTNYKTAELEYLLTQSECENLFLINGYQDTDYISTVYELVPELKTCQRGALKSEKFPHLKRVAFLGPEKHRGMYTIPEIRALSVMVSQEEYQARQDSLDPHDVVNMQYTSGTTGFPKGVMLTHYNIGNNGFWIGANQNFGPDDRVCLPVPLFHCFGCVLGVLAAVNHGTCMVILEGFDPLLVMASVEQEKCTGLYGVPTMFIAVLDHPLFHKFDFSSLRTGIMAGSNCPIHTMEQVIDKMNMSEITICYGLTEASPVMTQTRQHDDIRVRTETVGRALPHLEVKVIDIATGEDLPAGQQGEVCVRGYSVMKGYYNNPEATAKTIGEDGFLHSGDLGVMDEAGNLSITGRHKDMIIRGGENIYPREIEEFLYRMDGIRDVQVAAVPSRKYGEEVGAFVILNEGSNLEPSDIQDFCRGKISRYKIPRYVHFIKQYPMTASGKIQKYKLTEMSEDIWPERR; via the coding sequence ATGGACGAAACTTTGCCTTTGCAATCTCTAACAATAGGCCAGATCCTTGACCGAACCGTTGAAAAATATCCGGACAATCCGGCCGTTGTGTATGTTGACAGGGATTTTCGCCTGACGTACCGCCAATTTGCCACCTGTGTAGATGAAATCGCCAAGGGTCTCATGGCCCTGGGTGTTAAAAAAGGTGAGAAGGTCGGTATATGGGCCACCAATGTACCATACTGGGTTATCCTGCAGTTTGCCACGGCCAAAATCGGGGCGGTTCTGCTTACAGTGAACACCAACTATAAAACAGCAGAACTCGAATACCTGCTGACCCAGTCGGAATGTGAAAACCTGTTTCTCATCAACGGGTATCAGGATACGGATTACATCTCCACCGTCTATGAACTTGTGCCGGAGCTGAAAACCTGCCAGCGCGGTGCCCTGAAATCTGAGAAATTCCCCCATTTGAAGCGTGTGGCATTTCTGGGTCCTGAAAAACACAGGGGCATGTACACCATCCCCGAAATCCGGGCCCTGTCCGTCATGGTTTCCCAGGAAGAATACCAGGCCCGCCAGGACAGTCTGGATCCCCATGATGTGGTGAACATGCAGTATACCTCGGGCACCACGGGGTTTCCCAAGGGCGTTATGCTCACCCACTACAATATCGGCAACAACGGCTTCTGGATCGGTGCCAACCAGAACTTTGGCCCGGATGACCGGGTCTGTCTTCCCGTGCCCCTATTTCACTGCTTTGGCTGTGTGCTTGGGGTGCTTGCAGCTGTAAACCACGGCACCTGTATGGTCATCCTGGAAGGATTTGATCCCCTGTTGGTCATGGCATCGGTGGAACAGGAAAAATGCACCGGCCTTTACGGGGTACCCACCATGTTCATTGCTGTGCTGGACCACCCCCTTTTCCACAAGTTTGACTTTTCATCCCTGCGAACGGGCATCATGGCCGGTTCCAACTGCCCCATCCACACCATGGAACAGGTGATCGACAAGATGAACATGTCCGAAATCACCATCTGCTACGGCCTGACCGAGGCCTCTCCGGTCATGACCCAGACCCGGCAGCACGACGACATCCGGGTGCGTACGGAAACCGTGGGCCGGGCCCTGCCCCACCTTGAAGTCAAGGTCATTGACATTGCCACAGGAGAAGATCTGCCCGCCGGCCAGCAGGGTGAGGTGTGCGTCAGGGGTTACAGCGTAATGAAAGGATATTACAACAATCCCGAAGCCACGGCCAAGACCATTGGCGAGGACGGCTTTCTGCATTCAGGCGATCTCGGGGTCATGGATGAAGCCGGCAACCTGTCCATCACAGGCCGACACAAGGACATGATCATCCGGGGCGGCGAAAATATCTATCCCCGGGAGATCGAAGAGTTCTTGTACCGCATGGACGGGATACGGGATGTCCAGGTGGCGGCCGTGCCCAGCAGGAAATACGGTGAAGAGGTCGGTGCCTTTGTCATTTTGAACGAAGGGTCCAACCTTGAGCCCAGCGACATCCAGGATTTTTGCCGGGGTAAAATCAGCCGGTATAAAATCCCCAGATATGTCCATTTTATCAAGCAATACCCCATGACGGCCTCGGGCAAAATCCAGAAGTATAAATTGACGGAAATGTCCGAAGATATATGGCCGGAAAGACGTTAA
- a CDS encoding ABC transporter substrate binding protein: MTKQAAGILIVCWTLFVTVIPCSAQIKKILFVDSYHPEYLWSAQITRGIHTILDTNPDIKLEIFRMDTKRNKSLEFKKATALRAKEKIESFKPDLVIASDDNAAKYLIVPYYLNTNLPVVFCGINWDASVYGFPAPNVTGMVETSFFDTGMAMLKQFAKGDRIGFLSSDTETQQRKIVQLTQRFNVGFNVRLAKTFDQLKQDFLDLQETCDMVLLQEFRSVEGFNHEAMKIFVNTHTRVPTLTMADYMVDYALMAYAKSGDEQGEYAARTALQILDGRSPGDIPVTTNKQVKIYLNMTLAKKLGVKFPMTLMDYAQLVSTEQKKLLYINSYHKGYLWSDGIEKGLLKALGIDIDPDSNTIDTSLSPVQVKIIRMDTKHHHQEAFKKTAALKAKALIESWRPDIVVVSDDNACKYLVAPYYINSSLPIVFCGVNFDASMYGFPASNITGMVEASPYEETIALMKQFTQGNRMGFIGTDNLSNQKEIAHLKKRIDITNWQIRLVSSLDQWKKAYLELQDEMDMLILNECVSVEGWNPKAVEKFVLENTKIITGSVGHNDIPFALLGRIKMAEEQGWWAGKTALKILNGTAPSAIAVTTNKYSKLLLNMTLAKRMGIVFPMELIEEADFVEKDGEVLP; this comes from the coding sequence GTGACCAAACAGGCTGCCGGAATTTTAATTGTGTGCTGGACCTTGTTTGTTACGGTGATACCCTGTTCAGCCCAGATCAAAAAAATCCTCTTTGTGGATTCCTATCATCCGGAGTATTTGTGGAGCGCCCAGATTACCCGGGGTATCCACACCATCCTGGATACCAATCCTGATATTAAACTTGAAATATTCAGGATGGACACCAAACGAAACAAATCCCTGGAATTTAAAAAGGCTACAGCACTCAGGGCAAAAGAAAAAATTGAATCGTTTAAACCCGATCTGGTCATTGCCTCGGATGATAATGCTGCAAAATACCTGATTGTGCCGTACTATCTCAACACGAATCTTCCTGTTGTATTCTGCGGCATCAACTGGGACGCCTCGGTTTATGGTTTCCCGGCGCCCAACGTCACCGGCATGGTGGAAACCTCCTTTTTTGATACCGGCATGGCCATGTTGAAGCAATTTGCAAAGGGAGATCGAATTGGATTTTTGTCCTCGGACACGGAAACCCAACAAAGAAAAATAGTACAGCTGACCCAAAGATTTAACGTGGGGTTCAACGTTCGGCTTGCAAAGACATTTGATCAGCTCAAGCAAGATTTTCTTGATCTCCAGGAAACATGCGACATGGTTTTGCTTCAGGAGTTCCGATCCGTCGAGGGATTCAACCACGAGGCCATGAAAATTTTTGTCAATACCCACACAAGGGTGCCCACATTGACCATGGCCGATTATATGGTGGATTATGCGCTGATGGCCTATGCCAAAAGCGGTGATGAGCAGGGGGAATATGCCGCCCGCACCGCCCTGCAAATCCTGGACGGCCGGTCTCCGGGCGATATCCCGGTCACCACAAACAAACAGGTGAAAATATACCTGAACATGACACTGGCCAAAAAGCTGGGTGTTAAATTCCCCATGACCCTGATGGATTACGCCCAACTGGTCAGTACGGAGCAAAAAAAACTGCTTTATATCAACTCCTACCACAAAGGATACCTATGGAGTGACGGAATTGAGAAAGGACTGCTCAAGGCCCTTGGCATAGACATTGATCCGGACAGCAACACCATTGACACATCCCTCAGCCCGGTTCAGGTAAAAATCATCAGGATGGACACCAAGCACCACCACCAGGAAGCGTTCAAAAAAACGGCAGCACTCAAGGCCAAGGCTCTGATTGAAAGCTGGAGGCCCGATATTGTGGTCGTAAGTGACGACAATGCATGCAAATACCTGGTTGCACCCTATTATATCAATTCAAGCCTGCCCATTGTCTTTTGCGGGGTCAACTTTGATGCCTCAATGTACGGCTTTCCCGCTTCAAACATCACCGGCATGGTGGAAGCAAGTCCCTATGAGGAAACCATCGCGTTGATGAAACAATTCACCCAGGGGAACCGGATGGGATTCATCGGCACGGACAACCTGTCGAACCAGAAGGAGATAGCCCATTTAAAAAAACGAATAGACATAACAAACTGGCAGATTCGGCTGGTTTCCAGTCTGGACCAATGGAAAAAAGCGTATCTCGAGCTTCAGGATGAGATGGATATGCTGATATTGAATGAATGTGTCAGTGTCGAAGGCTGGAACCCCAAAGCGGTGGAAAAATTTGTCCTTGAGAACACGAAAATCATCACAGGAAGCGTCGGTCACAACGATATTCCGTTCGCCCTTTTGGGCAGGATTAAAATGGCCGAAGAACAGGGATGGTGGGCAGGAAAAACCGCCTTGAAAATCCTGAACGGCACCGCACCCTCTGCCATTGCCGTCACCACCAACAAATACTCAAAACTGCTTTTGAACATGACGCTTGCCAAACGCATGGGGATTGTCTTTCCCATGGAACTGATCGAAGAAGCTGATTTTGTAGAAAAGGACGGGGAAGTCCTGCCATGA